The following are encoded in a window of Brevibacillus ruminantium genomic DNA:
- a CDS encoding DUF4129 domain-containing protein, which produces MNRAHLIRQSMMFWQESTLAAILLMLVGWLPSTLESFAGFAVSATILLAIGLWLYEGSSGRSALHLLLYPLVIAAGILMYQTFDSLLLAALAAALLFWRIHTLSSLSYTSDSLQRMFLITLAICLFHLAITALFGSMMKEVQTAPDQLFPVLALLLAGYLLTSFVEYLTREQNGNTSASSRLPLWMGGQLVGSRLLLVVGYMAAGTLCLAILNLFWGLIKKPLGDLLTWLLGPVVQAVSDMVENLAAFLNKNQKVHDLLDQKNESNQEIPLEEAVHTGDPLMTLWQPYLIAGAVAIIAVVLGWVIWKRRKTSIRTTEIADASAIPEVLLSELPSDHADESKPAWDLEALRQSVANSEDDPVHYSYFRFLLHMVGIGLRIAPYETTQEYLRRLRQQWPDPAKLELAAHITRYYEQSRYVEKPLTAEELAHLQQCLEALLKEKGN; this is translated from the coding sequence ATGAACCGTGCCCATCTGATCCGACAGTCGATGATGTTCTGGCAGGAATCAACGTTGGCGGCCATCCTGTTGATGCTGGTCGGTTGGCTGCCATCCACGCTGGAGAGCTTCGCCGGATTCGCCGTTTCCGCAACCATTCTGCTGGCGATCGGCCTGTGGCTGTACGAAGGCAGCAGCGGACGGTCTGCGCTCCACCTGCTGCTCTACCCACTGGTGATCGCAGCGGGAATTTTGATGTACCAGACGTTTGATTCCTTGCTGCTTGCTGCTTTGGCGGCCGCTCTCTTGTTTTGGAGAATTCACACTCTCTCGTCTCTCTCCTACACGAGTGATTCACTGCAGCGCATGTTTTTGATTACACTGGCCATCTGTCTGTTTCATCTGGCGATCACGGCCTTATTCGGATCGATGATGAAGGAGGTACAAACCGCGCCAGATCAGCTCTTTCCCGTTCTGGCTCTGTTGCTTGCCGGCTATCTCCTGACCAGTTTCGTAGAGTACCTGACCCGCGAGCAAAATGGCAATACTTCTGCCTCATCCCGCCTGCCTCTGTGGATGGGCGGTCAGCTTGTCGGCTCCCGTCTGCTGCTGGTGGTTGGGTATATGGCTGCAGGCACCCTTTGCCTTGCGATTTTGAATCTATTTTGGGGACTGATCAAAAAGCCGCTCGGCGATTTGCTCACCTGGCTATTGGGCCCTGTTGTTCAGGCAGTCAGCGACATGGTGGAAAATCTCGCAGCCTTCCTGAACAAGAACCAGAAGGTGCACGATCTGCTGGACCAAAAAAACGAATCGAATCAAGAAATACCGCTGGAGGAAGCCGTTCATACAGGTGACCCCCTGATGACTTTGTGGCAGCCCTATCTGATCGCCGGTGCTGTGGCGATCATCGCAGTCGTCCTGGGCTGGGTCATCTGGAAACGTAGAAAGACATCGATTCGTACAACAGAGATTGCAGACGCTTCCGCTATCCCGGAGGTGCTGCTGAGCGAGCTGCCTTCCGATCACGCGGATGAAAGTAAACCTGCCTGGGACTTGGAGGCGCTCCGCCAAAGCGTAGCCAACTCGGAGGATGATCCGGTTCACTACAGCTACTTTCGCTTTTTGCTTCACATGGTTGGGATCGGTCTGCGGATTGCGCCCTACGAAACAACACAGGAATACCTGCGCCGTCTGCGCCAGCAATGGCCTGATCCTGCAAAGCTGGAGCTGGCTGCCCACATCACGAGATACTATGAGCAATCCCGGTATGTGGAGAAGCCGCTGACAGCGGAAGAGCTGGCGCATTTGCAGCAGTGCCTGGAAGCTCTTCTGAAGGAAAAAGGCAACTGA
- a CDS encoding DUF58 domain-containing protein — MSTRQKYHGFGFIILLFALFSGSLFLWLFGAFFFFMALFTAWWNRRLPQWVQVEWEADQSRVMPGTPITIRLRLHNRSWLPLPGTLVQFSFPDHVVCEQADEVVMRNQRTFLRFHFHLPLRKSAERLFVITPHKRGVLWLSEAQFETIPLFGEESVSLPLPLSFSVLVYPLPLPLPPLDLTATEPEGTVVTRRHRMEDVTFLRGVRAYTLGDRLKHIHWKASAKTGQLQTRLFEPTASPKWKLIGHILPSYEPLLQKYNDTVNERTISALAALSVQCRKQSLTYELLLTVKQRGREHYHLHAGSGKAHHVQVMTHLAKLHQYGPTSLAAVLHRLEHQSAAGEMIMVVTPRLDEQARDMIERLARRGHRFTVLDVSEEQPVIRRFEQVGSASARKRKVSQQ, encoded by the coding sequence ATGAGCACCAGGCAGAAGTATCACGGATTCGGCTTTATCATCCTGCTGTTCGCCCTTTTCTCGGGCAGTTTGTTTCTCTGGCTGTTTGGCGCGTTCTTTTTCTTCATGGCCTTGTTTACCGCCTGGTGGAATCGCCGTCTTCCCCAATGGGTGCAAGTAGAATGGGAAGCGGATCAAAGCCGCGTCATGCCGGGGACTCCGATTACAATTCGCCTCCGCCTGCATAATCGCTCCTGGCTTCCGCTGCCGGGTACGCTCGTCCAGTTTTCCTTTCCTGACCATGTGGTTTGCGAGCAGGCGGATGAAGTCGTGATGCGGAACCAGCGGACATTTCTTCGTTTTCACTTTCATTTGCCACTGCGAAAAAGTGCGGAGCGGCTGTTCGTCATCACCCCCCACAAAAGGGGCGTGCTCTGGTTGAGCGAGGCGCAGTTCGAAACCATTCCGTTGTTTGGAGAAGAGTCTGTTTCGCTGCCGCTCCCGCTCTCTTTTTCCGTGCTTGTCTATCCGCTGCCCCTGCCGCTGCCTCCTCTCGATCTGACAGCGACCGAGCCGGAAGGAACAGTCGTCACCAGACGCCATCGGATGGAGGATGTGACTTTTTTGCGAGGGGTCAGGGCCTATACTCTAGGGGATCGCCTGAAGCATATTCACTGGAAAGCGAGCGCCAAAACCGGTCAGCTGCAAACACGGCTGTTTGAGCCAACGGCCAGCCCAAAATGGAAGCTGATCGGACATATTTTGCCCTCCTACGAACCGCTGCTGCAAAAATACAACGACACCGTCAATGAGCGCACCATCTCTGCATTGGCCGCTCTTTCGGTCCAGTGCCGGAAGCAGTCTCTTACCTATGAGCTGCTGTTGACGGTCAAACAGCGCGGGCGGGAGCATTATCACCTCCATGCAGGCAGCGGCAAAGCGCATCATGTCCAGGTCATGACGCATCTGGCGAAGCTTCATCAATACGGGCCAACCTCGCTGGCTGCTGTTCTCCATCGGCTGGAGCATCAAAGCGCTGCCGGAGAAATGATTATGGTCGTCACGCCTCGGCTGGACGAGCAGGCCCGGGACATGATCGAAAGGCTCGCGCGGCGCGGCCATCGCTTTACGGTATTGGATGTATCGGAGGAGCAGCCTGTCATCCGCCGATTTGAGCAGGTCGGCTCCGCCTCCGCTCGTAAAAGGAAGGTGAGCCAGCAATGA
- a CDS encoding AAA family ATPase codes for MTHPKLQLLLDTINRVIVGKEEQVRLLLTAMLARGHILLEDLPGMGKTVLAKTLAQAIGGTYNRVQFTADLLPSDVVGLHVFNPQSHSFELRRGPVFADVLLADEINRATPRTQSGLLECMEERQVTIEGVTLPLPASLLVIATQNPIESEGTYPLPEAQLDRFLFRLSLGYGTREDAREILRRFRGQSPLERVQAIVTPDEIAQMQLETTTVHVSPAVEDYVINLTEATRHHRAIDIGISPRAMLALLRSSQAAAYLDGRTYVLPDDVKQVFTPLAVHRVRLSLEAELHTTEQEVIREILKEVPAPVEKGV; via the coding sequence ATGACACATCCAAAATTACAGCTATTACTTGATACCATCAACCGGGTAATCGTCGGCAAAGAAGAGCAGGTTCGCCTTTTGCTGACAGCGATGCTGGCCCGTGGCCACATCCTGCTGGAGGATCTGCCCGGCATGGGCAAAACGGTTCTCGCCAAAACCTTGGCCCAGGCGATTGGCGGCACTTACAACCGCGTCCAGTTTACCGCAGACCTGCTCCCTTCGGATGTTGTGGGGCTTCACGTCTTCAACCCTCAGTCCCATTCCTTTGAGCTGCGGCGCGGACCCGTTTTTGCCGATGTGCTGCTGGCCGATGAGATCAACCGCGCGACGCCCCGTACGCAATCCGGCCTGCTGGAATGCATGGAGGAGCGTCAGGTGACGATTGAAGGGGTCACGCTGCCGCTGCCCGCTTCCCTGCTGGTGATCGCTACGCAAAACCCAATCGAGTCGGAAGGTACCTATCCGCTGCCGGAAGCGCAGCTCGACCGATTTTTGTTCCGCCTCTCCCTCGGATACGGAACCCGAGAGGATGCGCGCGAGATTTTGCGCCGCTTCCGAGGCCAGTCTCCGTTAGAGCGTGTACAGGCGATCGTCACCCCGGATGAAATTGCCCAGATGCAGCTTGAGACGACGACTGTTCACGTCAGTCCAGCCGTAGAGGATTACGTGATCAACCTGACTGAGGCGACCCGCCATCACCGCGCCATCGACATCGGGATCAGCCCCCGGGCGATGCTGGCTTTGCTTCGTTCATCACAAGCCGCTGCCTATCTGGACGGCCGTACCTATGTACTGCCTGATGATGTCAAACAGGTATTCACTCCACTTGCTGTGCATCGGGTACGGCTTTCACTGGAAGCGGAGCTTCACACAACCGAACAGGAAGTGATCCGGGAAATCCTGAAAGAAGTGCCCGCTCCGGTAGAAAAGGGCGTGTAG
- a CDS encoding MFS transporter, whose product MKKTGQTGFPASFWLILSGQAVSEMGASLGTLANSWVLLQATGSPTAVGSMWLLYFLPSLMVQLFIGPYLDRWDPKRVMIASQLARGAAFACSFAATSAGFAGLWPVYLTSLVNGLVQPLYVPASLSLLPSVVRPDTLTRANAALDGSLRLAMIAGPTLGGLLIGLLDGPGALALTAGAFAISGVLLSFCQSSTPLERAKQEAWVSMFAAGLRVFREEPLLLRLGVLLSFVQFAVGVSMVLTLPYVTAELQGTSAHAGLLLAGFPLGYVCGSMLVVPLSRKWSRSALMMFSLLAGGASFVLLALVHSIWLAILIEILAGITAPFFHVHSTSLYQTRVPSHLLGRVLSVRLLIIRVTMPLGVWLGGLLGESVGIRPVYAGMGLLVVIAAALLPLRARYLEAEKRESAVKYS is encoded by the coding sequence ATGAAAAAGACGGGCCAAACAGGCTTTCCTGCTTCTTTTTGGCTGATTCTCTCGGGACAAGCAGTGTCCGAGATGGGGGCCAGCCTGGGGACGCTGGCCAACAGCTGGGTGCTTTTGCAGGCTACCGGCTCTCCAACAGCCGTAGGCAGCATGTGGCTGCTCTACTTTCTGCCCTCTCTTATGGTTCAGCTCTTTATCGGTCCTTATCTGGACCGCTGGGACCCGAAGCGGGTGATGATTGCCTCCCAGCTGGCCCGCGGTGCGGCTTTTGCCTGCAGCTTTGCGGCCACCTCCGCGGGATTTGCAGGCTTGTGGCCGGTCTATCTCACCTCCCTGGTCAATGGACTGGTGCAGCCTTTGTACGTTCCGGCCAGTTTGTCACTTTTGCCTTCTGTGGTGCGGCCGGATACCCTGACGCGGGCGAATGCTGCGCTGGACGGCTCCCTGCGGCTGGCCATGATCGCCGGACCAACGCTGGGCGGTCTGCTGATCGGCCTTCTCGACGGCCCGGGAGCCCTTGCTTTGACGGCAGGAGCTTTTGCCATCAGCGGCGTTCTGCTGTCATTTTGCCAAAGCAGCACCCCTCTTGAACGAGCGAAGCAAGAGGCCTGGGTGTCCATGTTTGCCGCCGGTTTACGGGTCTTTCGGGAGGAACCGCTGCTGCTCCGTTTGGGCGTATTGCTCTCGTTTGTCCAGTTTGCCGTCGGGGTTTCCATGGTGCTGACCTTGCCCTATGTGACCGCCGAGCTTCAGGGGACTTCGGCACATGCAGGCCTGCTGTTAGCCGGTTTTCCGCTGGGGTATGTCTGCGGTTCCATGCTGGTAGTCCCGCTCTCTCGCAAATGGTCCCGCTCCGCGCTCATGATGTTCTCCCTCTTGGCCGGCGGCGCCAGCTTTGTCCTGCTGGCTCTGGTCCATTCCATCTGGCTGGCCATCCTGATCGAGATTTTAGCCGGGATAACGGCTCCCTTTTTCCACGTTCACAGCACCAGTCTGTACCAGACCAGAGTTCCCAGCCATTTGCTCGGGCGGGTGCTCTCTGTCCGGCTGCTGATTATCCGCGTTACCATGCCGCTCGGCGTTTGGCTGGGTGGCCTCCTGGGTGAATCAGTTGGGATTCGCCCCGTCTATGCCGGCATGGGCCTGCTGGTCGTGATTGCGGCCGCGCTCCTTCCGCTGCGAGCGCGCTACCTGGAGGCAGAGAAAAGGGAGTCAGCGGTCAAGTATTCTTGA
- a CDS encoding ArsR/SmtB family transcription factor, translating into MKILDMSFGRNSYHVSFYSSPLFEGALGIAAATYDEIHPTLEKPREYWQMMIEALPDRVQAELLYAKRHNTWKTLLQLLHTHPFPDLEAFLSFLENLPDQQLLYEALPCLGQEREEARRRAVEGDAAAVEELLAACSAHKFFPAYLSYLCQLDMGVLRRHLITLFQGWYTLHVMPREDELRRLLQRDCDQKSGMREKLSPEALVEWALGGAAYPPEPSISRVLLIPHTLYRPWTIQADAKGTKIFYYPVADENMAEEIDPYQPPLRLIQLYKAVGDEHRLRIIKFLTERAHSLQELTERMEMAKSTLHHHLSMLRSAQVIEMNGTRYQLRPHVLGQLPLFLDDYLGRG; encoded by the coding sequence TTGAAAATACTGGATATGAGTTTTGGACGCAACAGTTACCATGTCAGTTTCTATTCCTCTCCCCTCTTCGAAGGGGCATTGGGAATAGCAGCCGCTACCTATGACGAAATCCATCCGACTTTGGAGAAACCTCGGGAGTATTGGCAGATGATGATCGAGGCTTTGCCTGACCGGGTCCAAGCGGAGTTACTCTACGCCAAACGGCATAACACCTGGAAAACGCTGCTTCAGTTGCTGCACACCCATCCCTTTCCCGACCTGGAAGCCTTTCTCTCCTTTTTGGAAAACCTTCCCGATCAGCAGCTCCTCTATGAGGCGCTCCCCTGTTTGGGACAAGAGCGTGAGGAAGCGCGGCGGCGAGCAGTCGAAGGGGATGCGGCGGCCGTGGAAGAACTTTTGGCCGCATGCAGCGCGCACAAGTTTTTCCCTGCATATCTCTCGTATCTCTGTCAGTTGGATATGGGTGTTCTGCGCCGTCACCTGATTACGCTTTTTCAAGGCTGGTACACCCTTCATGTCATGCCGAGAGAAGACGAGCTCCGCCGCCTTTTGCAGCGAGATTGCGACCAAAAAAGCGGCATGCGGGAAAAGCTCTCGCCGGAAGCCTTGGTCGAGTGGGCCCTCGGTGGTGCGGCCTATCCTCCAGAGCCTTCCATCAGTCGGGTTCTGCTGATCCCGCACACACTCTATCGCCCCTGGACCATTCAGGCCGATGCCAAGGGCACGAAAATCTTTTATTATCCCGTGGCCGATGAAAATATGGCGGAAGAGATCGATCCCTACCAACCGCCGCTTCGGCTGATCCAGCTGTACAAAGCAGTAGGCGATGAGCATCGTCTGCGAATCATCAAATTTTTGACGGAACGGGCACATAGCTTGCAGGAACTGACAGAACGGATGGAAATGGCCAAGTCTACACTGCATCACCACCTGTCGATGCTACGTTCTGCACAAGTAATCGAGATGAACGGCACGAGATATCAGTTGCGTCCTCACGTCCTGGGGCAGCTTCCGCTCTTTTTGGACGACTATCTCGGCAGGGGGTAA
- a CDS encoding sensor histidine kinase gives MNQILKEIRLMLYVLQWILFLFFFYFYINSHSQQNSLFFLLLGLIIIYAACLWYALPRRRWLLMGLVDLGMALFFITLTGKWNSPFMLYAYTTLLWLTAILRFEQFLVVALIVLFAYPSFQAWLPHDLLLPQSDLNLLRFLLDLLLWASLSYWVFMIIYLGKGAYSKALQIYLFMRKVAESKPDLLLSEESEKTLKRLFRADSAYLCLFEEREGEGNWRRDYFVQRLLDLGAEGWGRYQTISLQDFTGKEDTYVCWPLRQKGHSWGCLLFSVHPKKQLSRFEQFLLRFMAVSLFQYLQQNRIRYQMARSLHEEMRRKLAQDMHDGLAQQLFLLSAQLFRIKQTLPPEERENLLEKLRQMEERIQWCHGEVRNYITHLRDARPNQGIEEAVQQLLTRITVGTDLQVEFVKRGRLGEEPLPVLDAIYRLVEEASANVVKHAAATMLEVSVESSALQITIRIKDNGIGFVPEEKAGLADSYGLLGMRERIADVGGTLHIRSKPEQGTEIIAIVPKKGVERYG, from the coding sequence ATGAATCAAATCCTGAAAGAAATCCGTTTGATGCTGTATGTGCTGCAATGGATTCTGTTTCTGTTCTTTTTTTACTTCTACATAAATTCCCATTCCCAACAAAACTCCCTGTTTTTCCTCTTGCTTGGCCTGATTATCATCTACGCTGCATGTTTGTGGTATGCACTCCCGAGAAGACGCTGGCTCCTGATGGGATTGGTCGATTTGGGGATGGCGCTCTTTTTCATTACCCTGACGGGAAAGTGGAATAGTCCGTTCATGCTGTATGCGTACACCACGCTCTTGTGGCTGACAGCGATTTTACGGTTCGAGCAGTTTCTTGTTGTCGCCTTGATCGTTCTCTTCGCATACCCTTCTTTTCAAGCATGGCTGCCTCACGATTTGCTCCTTCCACAATCCGATCTGAATCTTCTTCGTTTTCTGCTCGATCTTTTGCTATGGGCCAGTTTGTCTTACTGGGTATTTATGATCATTTATTTAGGAAAAGGGGCCTATTCCAAAGCTTTGCAAATCTATCTGTTCATGAGAAAAGTGGCGGAGTCCAAACCAGACCTTCTATTGAGTGAAGAATCAGAAAAAACGCTGAAACGCCTTTTTCGTGCAGATAGTGCCTATCTTTGTCTGTTTGAAGAACGGGAGGGTGAGGGGAACTGGCGGAGGGATTATTTTGTTCAGCGATTGCTCGATCTGGGAGCGGAAGGGTGGGGGCGCTACCAAACAATTTCACTGCAAGACTTTACGGGGAAAGAAGATACATACGTATGCTGGCCGTTGAGACAGAAAGGACATTCCTGGGGGTGCCTGCTTTTTTCCGTCCATCCGAAAAAACAACTGAGCCGTTTTGAGCAGTTTTTACTTCGGTTTATGGCGGTCTCTCTTTTCCAGTATTTGCAGCAAAACCGGATTCGCTATCAGATGGCTCGCTCCCTTCATGAAGAAATGAGAAGAAAGCTGGCGCAAGACATGCATGATGGTTTGGCCCAACAGTTATTTCTTTTGTCCGCCCAGCTTTTTCGAATCAAACAGACACTGCCCCCCGAAGAAAGGGAAAACCTGCTGGAGAAGCTGCGCCAGATGGAAGAACGCATTCAATGGTGCCACGGCGAGGTGCGCAATTACATCACCCATCTGCGCGATGCCCGGCCCAATCAGGGTATCGAAGAGGCTGTTCAGCAATTGCTGACACGAATTACGGTGGGCACAGACCTGCAGGTGGAATTCGTGAAACGGGGGCGATTGGGAGAAGAGCCTCTGCCGGTCCTGGATGCGATCTACCGGTTGGTGGAAGAGGCGTCGGCCAATGTCGTCAAGCATGCGGCTGCCACCATGCTGGAGGTCAGCGTGGAGTCGTCTGCCTTGCAAATCACAATCCGCATCAAGGACAACGGCATCGGGTTTGTTCCCGAGGAAAAGGCTGGTCTTGCCGACAGCTATGGACTTCTGGGGATGAGGGAGCGCATCGCCGATGTCGGGGGAACCCTGCATATACGCTCGAAACCGGAGCAAGGAACGGAGATCATCGCGATCGTACCGAAAAAAGGAGTGGAGAGATATGGATAA
- a CDS encoding response regulator transcription factor: protein MDKVRLLLADDHRIVREGLKMILESSSKYAVIEEANNGDELVAKAMSCKPDLIVSDLKMPGTSIIDSCRSMKEEMPELKVMILTAYDESEDVFRALDSQVDGYVMKDTVPEQILHTMDMVMMGYSCFHSKLQRRRKEETNVLLTEREQEIFELIVENLSNQEIAQRLFISEATVKTHVSSILRKTGQPNRSQAVLYGLKKGMVKVVR, encoded by the coding sequence ATGGATAAGGTGAGATTGCTGCTTGCAGATGATCACCGGATCGTACGCGAGGGTCTGAAAATGATCCTGGAAAGTTCGTCCAAATACGCCGTGATTGAGGAAGCGAACAATGGCGACGAGCTGGTAGCCAAGGCGATGAGCTGCAAGCCGGACCTGATTGTGTCCGATCTGAAAATGCCGGGAACCTCCATCATCGATAGCTGCAGATCGATGAAGGAGGAGATGCCTGAACTGAAAGTGATGATTTTGACCGCGTATGATGAGAGTGAAGACGTATTCCGGGCACTTGACTCCCAGGTGGATGGGTATGTCATGAAGGATACCGTGCCCGAACAAATCCTGCACACGATGGATATGGTCATGATGGGCTACTCTTGCTTCCACTCCAAGCTGCAGAGAAGACGGAAGGAAGAGACGAATGTTCTTTTGACCGAACGGGAACAGGAAATTTTTGAACTGATCGTCGAGAATCTCAGCAATCAGGAGATTGCCCAACGGCTGTTTATATCCGAGGCAACCGTCAAAACGCACGTCAGCAGCATCCTTCGCAAGACGGGCCAACCCAATCGCTCGCAAGCCGTCTTGTACGGGCTGAAAAAAGGTATGGTGAAAGTAGTCCGCTAG
- a CDS encoding HD-GYP domain-containing protein: MELRKRKGNHTEVLADSMFYWLSVLVTAGAAMAVFLVSAGLVSSTWSNVIGLTICGAVSWTVYFLHQRYVLPDTDSRHPSAFLGIALLLFLCLYNPLEFTGIWNVFLIYPLYLSFFHEKWLLFTWGTISGLVYLLSVVAGMEQHALMDVFAHVTLAMGSVICAWLGFFSLSKWVGGAKREADIKKREYVMSLLNELVPVVERKTHTSSREIEQMGRLIKRLLQEFPEETVSDWEINLLSLLHYVSRIKWPDYLFEKEGKLTTYEYQLIQEHCYMGTELFKDDPSYQRVITALRHHHERYDGTGYPAQLKEKEIPLLAQALGIVECFIAMTAVRAYRGPFTVEEAYEQICLMAGTAYDEQIVQAFTRTVQIQASKRVPDVPPMVG, translated from the coding sequence ATGGAACTGCGAAAGAGGAAAGGAAATCATACCGAAGTTTTGGCTGACAGCATGTTTTACTGGCTGTCGGTGCTGGTCACGGCTGGTGCGGCCATGGCTGTGTTTCTGGTTTCGGCGGGTCTCGTCTCTTCGACCTGGTCAAACGTCATCGGGCTTACCATCTGCGGAGCGGTCTCTTGGACGGTGTACTTCCTGCACCAGCGCTACGTGTTGCCAGATACGGATTCACGGCATCCATCTGCTTTTCTCGGTATCGCTTTGCTGCTGTTCCTTTGTCTCTACAACCCCCTTGAATTCACCGGTATCTGGAACGTGTTTTTGATCTATCCGTTGTACTTGAGCTTCTTTCACGAAAAATGGCTTCTGTTTACTTGGGGGACGATCAGCGGTCTGGTCTATTTGCTTTCCGTTGTTGCAGGAATGGAGCAGCACGCCTTGATGGATGTCTTTGCCCATGTCACGCTCGCGATGGGCAGTGTGATTTGTGCCTGGTTAGGCTTCTTCTCGCTCAGCAAATGGGTCGGGGGGGCGAAGCGGGAAGCAGATATCAAAAAGCGGGAATACGTCATGAGCCTGCTGAATGAACTGGTTCCGGTAGTTGAGCGAAAAACGCACACCAGCAGCCGGGAAATCGAACAGATGGGGCGATTGATCAAAAGGCTGCTCCAGGAGTTTCCCGAGGAAACGGTGAGCGACTGGGAGATCAATTTACTCTCCCTCCTGCACTATGTCAGTCGTATCAAATGGCCGGACTATCTGTTTGAAAAAGAAGGCAAGCTGACGACGTATGAATATCAGTTGATCCAGGAGCATTGTTACATGGGCACGGAGCTGTTCAAGGATGATCCGTCCTACCAACGGGTGATTACGGCTCTTCGCCATCATCATGAGAGGTATGACGGTACGGGTTATCCAGCCCAATTGAAAGAGAAGGAAATCCCTTTGCTGGCACAAGCGCTTGGGATTGTCGAGTGCTTCATCGCTATGACGGCAGTGAGGGCGTACCGAGGCCCATTCACTGTAGAAGAGGCCTACGAGCAAATCTGCCTGATGGCCGGGACAGCCTATGATGAGCAAATCGTGCAAGCTTTTACGCGAACCGTGCAGATCCAAGCCTCGAAAAGAGTACCTGATGTGCCCCCCATGGTGGGCTAG
- a CDS encoding signal peptidase I: protein MASRVTKRICIVLLGLFVFINLFLYITSHLNDDRMPGVGGWRVLSVITGSMSPAIEAGDMVIVRAYGKEEPLVGDIVTYWQEKHSQSLTTHRIVQRLENGYLQTKGDANQDLDGGWTDPERLVGKVVARIPYAAAVQEGLQKPPVFLSVLALFIIVLMYSHRRERSGPAQIQS, encoded by the coding sequence GTGGCTTCTCGTGTGACCAAAAGAATCTGCATCGTCCTGTTGGGGCTTTTTGTCTTTATCAATCTGTTTTTGTACATAACCAGTCATCTGAATGATGACCGCATGCCCGGGGTCGGCGGCTGGCGCGTGCTCTCGGTCATTACGGGAAGTATGTCCCCTGCAATCGAAGCGGGGGATATGGTCATTGTCCGGGCGTACGGGAAAGAGGAGCCGCTCGTAGGGGATATTGTCACCTACTGGCAGGAGAAACACAGCCAATCCCTCACCACTCACCGGATCGTGCAGCGATTGGAAAACGGCTATCTGCAAACCAAGGGAGACGCGAATCAGGATTTGGATGGAGGCTGGACCGATCCCGAACGGCTGGTAGGCAAAGTGGTCGCCAGGATTCCCTACGCCGCTGCCGTGCAGGAGGGGCTGCAAAAGCCGCCCGTTTTCCTGTCTGTTCTGGCTCTTTTTATCATCGTCCTGATGTATTCGCATCGCCGGGAGCGAAGCGGTCCCGCACAGATACAATCTTAA